Proteins co-encoded in one Arachis hypogaea cultivar Tifrunner chromosome 13, arahy.Tifrunner.gnm2.J5K5, whole genome shotgun sequence genomic window:
- the LOC112738205 gene encoding uncharacterized protein isoform X2 — translation MPGTIMVSVLEFMDLPLSSSTSIRVSMGKIEYQISDKGNYSFPLTSLRDDLIVKILEADGNEIARTGIHVRLILEKGVWEDMFTLGEGHLHLKLQFILSYEERDRIRIMRQSALKKKHDELLSSRRRGAETDSSTVIGNDALPFHTNDERLFPDVLSAPSSEESKNHLQHKAVSRLHGPVVLFNKESDTRSVVGGVQLDKKKLKPNSADQYKSTKPVLQVANLAQSPHKGKKPMNQSSPEEQYQDILSSEEMANRLRRSEQNDSMTNNPIQPMMEEDSPQYFEVKRAMWRTPSNVRKMISAFESGLAQDMRPYIKPPPTKYQSSKIERKDSSKTRYLEQDKSQDAEPAAILQENVNKRTDSNARNKLDKYYPFESSGAWIFPDESRKMCITTSGKSLNGVEESQDKNCLSHQRSLHFSQLENKGKNAEHFRTGTKGSKNERIKESRGSTTRGSSADNADENSGGPVNQVIKVAIIVGFGILVFLTRQRKKR, via the exons ATGCCAGGCACTATCATGGTTTCAG TACTGGAATTCATGGATCTTCCATTATCTTCATCGACTTCCATAAGGG TTTCCATGGGGAAGATAGAGTACCAAATCAGTGACAAGGGAAACTATTCTTT CCCTTTAACTAGCCTCCGTGATGATTTGATTGTAAAGATTCTTGAGGCTGATGGGAATGAAATAGCACGTACAG GAATTCATGTGAGGTTGATATTAGAGAAAGGTGTTTGGGAAGACATGTTTACCCTTGGGGAAGGACACTTGCATTTGAAGTTGCAGTTCATCCTTAGCTACGAAGAGCGCGATAGAATTCGCATAATG AGACAATCTGCACTAAAGAAAAAACATGATGAGCTTCTTAGTAGTCGTCGAAGAGGTGCAGAAACCGACAGCAGTACTGTTATTGGCAATGATGCATTACCTTTCCACACAAATGATGAG AGGCTTTTTCCTGATGTTTTAAgtgctccatcttctgaagaaTCAAAGAATCACCTTCAGCATAAAGCAGTTTCTCGGCTACATGGTCCTGTTGTTCTTTTCAACAAGGAATCTGATACTAGAAGCGTAGTTGGTGGGGTTCAGCTTGACAAGAAGAAACTAAAACCA AACTCTGCAGATCAATATAAATCAACTAAACCAGTGTTGCAAGTAGCTAATCTCGCTCAATCGCCTCACAAGGGTAAGAAACCTATGAATCAGTCATCACCTGAGGAACAGTATCAGGACATACTTAGTTCAGAAGAAATGGCAAATAGGTTAAGAAGATCAGAACAAAATGATTCTATGACCAATAATCCAATCCAACCTATGATGGAAGAAGATAGTCCGCAATATTTTGAGGTGAAAAGAGCGATGTGGAGAACTCCTAGTAATGTGAGGAAGATGATAAGTGCTTTCGAAAGTGGTCTGGCTCAG GATATGAGACCTTACATTAAACCACCTCCAACAAAATATCAGTCaagtaaaattgaaagaaaagattCATCCAAGACTCGGTACTTGGAGCAAGATAAGTCACAGGATGCCGAGCCGGCAGCCATCTTGCAAGAGAATGTGAACAAAAGAACAGATTCGAATGCCAGAAATAAATTGGACAAGTATTATCCTTTTGAAAGTTCTGGGGCTTGGATATTCCCAGATGAATCAAGAAAGATGTGCATAACGACAAGTGGTAAAAGCTTAAATGGTGTAGAGGAAAGTCAGGACAAAAACTGCTTAAGCCATCAAAGAAGTTTGCATTTCTCACAGTTAGAAAATAAGGGGAAG AATGCAGAGCATTTTAGAACTGGAACTAAGGGGAGCAAGAATGAGAGGATTAAGGAAAGTAGAGGCTCTACGACAAGAGGTTCTTCTGCTGATAATGCAGATGAAAACTCTGGTGGGCCAGTTAATCAG GTAATAAAAGTTGCAATCATTGTTGGCTTTGGAATACTTGTTTTCCTTACCAGACAAAGAAAGAAAAG ATAG
- the LOC112738205 gene encoding uncharacterized protein isoform X4 — protein sequence MPGTIMVSVLEFMDLPLSSSTSIRVSMGKIEYQISDKGNYSFPLTSLRDDLIVKILEADGNEIARTGIHVRLILEKGVWEDMFTLGEGHLHLKLQFILSYEERDRIRIMRQSALKKKHDELLSSRRRGAETDSSTVIGNDALPFHTNDEVSESKNHLQHKAVSRLHGPVVLFNKESDTRSVVGGVQLDKKKLKPNSADQYKSTKPVLQVANLAQSPHKGKKPMNQSSPEEQYQDILSSEEMANRLRRSEQNDSMTNNPIQPMMEEDSPQYFEVKRAMWRTPSNVRKMISAFESGLAQDMRPYIKPPPTKYQSSKIERKDSSKTRYLEQDKSQDAEPAAILQENVNKRTDSNARNKLDKYYPFESSGAWIFPDESRKMCITTSGKSLNGVEESQDKNCLSHQRSLHFSQLENKGKNAEHFRTGTKGSKNERIKESRGSTTRGSSADNADENSGGPVNQVIKVAIIVGFGILVFLTRQRKKR from the exons ATGCCAGGCACTATCATGGTTTCAG TACTGGAATTCATGGATCTTCCATTATCTTCATCGACTTCCATAAGGG TTTCCATGGGGAAGATAGAGTACCAAATCAGTGACAAGGGAAACTATTCTTT CCCTTTAACTAGCCTCCGTGATGATTTGATTGTAAAGATTCTTGAGGCTGATGGGAATGAAATAGCACGTACAG GAATTCATGTGAGGTTGATATTAGAGAAAGGTGTTTGGGAAGACATGTTTACCCTTGGGGAAGGACACTTGCATTTGAAGTTGCAGTTCATCCTTAGCTACGAAGAGCGCGATAGAATTCGCATAATG AGACAATCTGCACTAAAGAAAAAACATGATGAGCTTCTTAGTAGTCGTCGAAGAGGTGCAGAAACCGACAGCAGTACTGTTATTGGCAATGATGCATTACCTTTCCACACAAATGATGAGGTCTCAG aaTCAAAGAATCACCTTCAGCATAAAGCAGTTTCTCGGCTACATGGTCCTGTTGTTCTTTTCAACAAGGAATCTGATACTAGAAGCGTAGTTGGTGGGGTTCAGCTTGACAAGAAGAAACTAAAACCA AACTCTGCAGATCAATATAAATCAACTAAACCAGTGTTGCAAGTAGCTAATCTCGCTCAATCGCCTCACAAGGGTAAGAAACCTATGAATCAGTCATCACCTGAGGAACAGTATCAGGACATACTTAGTTCAGAAGAAATGGCAAATAGGTTAAGAAGATCAGAACAAAATGATTCTATGACCAATAATCCAATCCAACCTATGATGGAAGAAGATAGTCCGCAATATTTTGAGGTGAAAAGAGCGATGTGGAGAACTCCTAGTAATGTGAGGAAGATGATAAGTGCTTTCGAAAGTGGTCTGGCTCAG GATATGAGACCTTACATTAAACCACCTCCAACAAAATATCAGTCaagtaaaattgaaagaaaagattCATCCAAGACTCGGTACTTGGAGCAAGATAAGTCACAGGATGCCGAGCCGGCAGCCATCTTGCAAGAGAATGTGAACAAAAGAACAGATTCGAATGCCAGAAATAAATTGGACAAGTATTATCCTTTTGAAAGTTCTGGGGCTTGGATATTCCCAGATGAATCAAGAAAGATGTGCATAACGACAAGTGGTAAAAGCTTAAATGGTGTAGAGGAAAGTCAGGACAAAAACTGCTTAAGCCATCAAAGAAGTTTGCATTTCTCACAGTTAGAAAATAAGGGGAAG AATGCAGAGCATTTTAGAACTGGAACTAAGGGGAGCAAGAATGAGAGGATTAAGGAAAGTAGAGGCTCTACGACAAGAGGTTCTTCTGCTGATAATGCAGATGAAAACTCTGGTGGGCCAGTTAATCAG GTAATAAAAGTTGCAATCATTGTTGGCTTTGGAATACTTGTTTTCCTTACCAGACAAAGAAAGAAAAG ATAG
- the LOC112738205 gene encoding uncharacterized protein isoform X1, with protein MPGTIMVSVLEFMDLPLSSSTSIRVSMGKIEYQISDKGNYSFPLTSLRDDLIVKILEADGNEIARTGIHVRLILEKGVWEDMFTLGEGHLHLKLQFILSYEERDRIRIMRQSALKKKHDELLSSRRRGAETDSSTVIGNDALPFHTNDERLFPDVLSAPSSEESKNHLQHKAVSRLHGPVVLFNKESDTRSVVGGVQLDKKKLKPNSADQYKSTKPVLQVANLAQSPHKGKKPMNQSSPEEQYQDILSSEEMANRLRRSEQNDSMTNNPIQPMMEEDSPQYFEVKRAMWRTPSNVRKMISAFESGLAQDMRPYIKPPPTKYQSSKIERKDSSKTRYLEQDKSQDAEPAAILQENVNKRTDSNARNKLDKYYPFESSGAWIFPDESRKMCITTSGKSLNGVEESQDKNCLSHQRSLHFSQLENKGKNAEHFRTGTKGSKNERIKESRGSTTRGSSADNADENSGGPVNQVIKVAIIVGFGILVFLTRQRKKRCEN; from the exons ATGCCAGGCACTATCATGGTTTCAG TACTGGAATTCATGGATCTTCCATTATCTTCATCGACTTCCATAAGGG TTTCCATGGGGAAGATAGAGTACCAAATCAGTGACAAGGGAAACTATTCTTT CCCTTTAACTAGCCTCCGTGATGATTTGATTGTAAAGATTCTTGAGGCTGATGGGAATGAAATAGCACGTACAG GAATTCATGTGAGGTTGATATTAGAGAAAGGTGTTTGGGAAGACATGTTTACCCTTGGGGAAGGACACTTGCATTTGAAGTTGCAGTTCATCCTTAGCTACGAAGAGCGCGATAGAATTCGCATAATG AGACAATCTGCACTAAAGAAAAAACATGATGAGCTTCTTAGTAGTCGTCGAAGAGGTGCAGAAACCGACAGCAGTACTGTTATTGGCAATGATGCATTACCTTTCCACACAAATGATGAG AGGCTTTTTCCTGATGTTTTAAgtgctccatcttctgaagaaTCAAAGAATCACCTTCAGCATAAAGCAGTTTCTCGGCTACATGGTCCTGTTGTTCTTTTCAACAAGGAATCTGATACTAGAAGCGTAGTTGGTGGGGTTCAGCTTGACAAGAAGAAACTAAAACCA AACTCTGCAGATCAATATAAATCAACTAAACCAGTGTTGCAAGTAGCTAATCTCGCTCAATCGCCTCACAAGGGTAAGAAACCTATGAATCAGTCATCACCTGAGGAACAGTATCAGGACATACTTAGTTCAGAAGAAATGGCAAATAGGTTAAGAAGATCAGAACAAAATGATTCTATGACCAATAATCCAATCCAACCTATGATGGAAGAAGATAGTCCGCAATATTTTGAGGTGAAAAGAGCGATGTGGAGAACTCCTAGTAATGTGAGGAAGATGATAAGTGCTTTCGAAAGTGGTCTGGCTCAG GATATGAGACCTTACATTAAACCACCTCCAACAAAATATCAGTCaagtaaaattgaaagaaaagattCATCCAAGACTCGGTACTTGGAGCAAGATAAGTCACAGGATGCCGAGCCGGCAGCCATCTTGCAAGAGAATGTGAACAAAAGAACAGATTCGAATGCCAGAAATAAATTGGACAAGTATTATCCTTTTGAAAGTTCTGGGGCTTGGATATTCCCAGATGAATCAAGAAAGATGTGCATAACGACAAGTGGTAAAAGCTTAAATGGTGTAGAGGAAAGTCAGGACAAAAACTGCTTAAGCCATCAAAGAAGTTTGCATTTCTCACAGTTAGAAAATAAGGGGAAG AATGCAGAGCATTTTAGAACTGGAACTAAGGGGAGCAAGAATGAGAGGATTAAGGAAAGTAGAGGCTCTACGACAAGAGGTTCTTCTGCTGATAATGCAGATGAAAACTCTGGTGGGCCAGTTAATCAG GTAATAAAAGTTGCAATCATTGTTGGCTTTGGAATACTTGTTTTCCTTACCAGACAAAGAAAGAAAAGGTGTGAAAATTAG
- the LOC112738205 gene encoding uncharacterized protein isoform X3 codes for MPGTIMVSVLEFMDLPLSSSTSIRVSMGKIEYQISDKGNYSFPLTSLRDDLIVKILEADGNEIARTGIHVRLILEKGVWEDMFTLGEGHLHLKLQFILSYEERDRIRIMRQSALKKKHDELLSSRRRGAETDSSTVIGNDALPFHTNDEVSESKNHLQHKAVSRLHGPVVLFNKESDTRSVVGGVQLDKKKLKPNSADQYKSTKPVLQVANLAQSPHKGKKPMNQSSPEEQYQDILSSEEMANRLRRSEQNDSMTNNPIQPMMEEDSPQYFEVKRAMWRTPSNVRKMISAFESGLAQDMRPYIKPPPTKYQSSKIERKDSSKTRYLEQDKSQDAEPAAILQENVNKRTDSNARNKLDKYYPFESSGAWIFPDESRKMCITTSGKSLNGVEESQDKNCLSHQRSLHFSQLENKGKNAEHFRTGTKGSKNERIKESRGSTTRGSSADNADENSGGPVNQVIKVAIIVGFGILVFLTRQRKKRCEN; via the exons ATGCCAGGCACTATCATGGTTTCAG TACTGGAATTCATGGATCTTCCATTATCTTCATCGACTTCCATAAGGG TTTCCATGGGGAAGATAGAGTACCAAATCAGTGACAAGGGAAACTATTCTTT CCCTTTAACTAGCCTCCGTGATGATTTGATTGTAAAGATTCTTGAGGCTGATGGGAATGAAATAGCACGTACAG GAATTCATGTGAGGTTGATATTAGAGAAAGGTGTTTGGGAAGACATGTTTACCCTTGGGGAAGGACACTTGCATTTGAAGTTGCAGTTCATCCTTAGCTACGAAGAGCGCGATAGAATTCGCATAATG AGACAATCTGCACTAAAGAAAAAACATGATGAGCTTCTTAGTAGTCGTCGAAGAGGTGCAGAAACCGACAGCAGTACTGTTATTGGCAATGATGCATTACCTTTCCACACAAATGATGAGGTCTCAG aaTCAAAGAATCACCTTCAGCATAAAGCAGTTTCTCGGCTACATGGTCCTGTTGTTCTTTTCAACAAGGAATCTGATACTAGAAGCGTAGTTGGTGGGGTTCAGCTTGACAAGAAGAAACTAAAACCA AACTCTGCAGATCAATATAAATCAACTAAACCAGTGTTGCAAGTAGCTAATCTCGCTCAATCGCCTCACAAGGGTAAGAAACCTATGAATCAGTCATCACCTGAGGAACAGTATCAGGACATACTTAGTTCAGAAGAAATGGCAAATAGGTTAAGAAGATCAGAACAAAATGATTCTATGACCAATAATCCAATCCAACCTATGATGGAAGAAGATAGTCCGCAATATTTTGAGGTGAAAAGAGCGATGTGGAGAACTCCTAGTAATGTGAGGAAGATGATAAGTGCTTTCGAAAGTGGTCTGGCTCAG GATATGAGACCTTACATTAAACCACCTCCAACAAAATATCAGTCaagtaaaattgaaagaaaagattCATCCAAGACTCGGTACTTGGAGCAAGATAAGTCACAGGATGCCGAGCCGGCAGCCATCTTGCAAGAGAATGTGAACAAAAGAACAGATTCGAATGCCAGAAATAAATTGGACAAGTATTATCCTTTTGAAAGTTCTGGGGCTTGGATATTCCCAGATGAATCAAGAAAGATGTGCATAACGACAAGTGGTAAAAGCTTAAATGGTGTAGAGGAAAGTCAGGACAAAAACTGCTTAAGCCATCAAAGAAGTTTGCATTTCTCACAGTTAGAAAATAAGGGGAAG AATGCAGAGCATTTTAGAACTGGAACTAAGGGGAGCAAGAATGAGAGGATTAAGGAAAGTAGAGGCTCTACGACAAGAGGTTCTTCTGCTGATAATGCAGATGAAAACTCTGGTGGGCCAGTTAATCAG GTAATAAAAGTTGCAATCATTGTTGGCTTTGGAATACTTGTTTTCCTTACCAGACAAAGAAAGAAAAGGTGTGAAAATTAG